A section of the Enterococcus montenegrensis genome encodes:
- the yycF gene encoding response regulator YycF produces the protein MKKILVVDDEKPISDIVKFNLTKEGYEVHTAFDGEEALEKVKEVEPDLILLDLMLPKIDGLEVAREVRKNYDMPIIMVTAKDSEIDKVLGLELGADDYVTKPFSNRELVARVKANLRRGSTAAKEAEEAPNSELVIGDLTIQPEAYMVMKNGEAIELTHREFELLHYLAKHLGQVMTREHLLQTVWGYDYFGDVRTVDVTVRRLREKIEDNPSHPNYLVTRRGVGYYLRNPEQE, from the coding sequence ATGAAGAAAATATTAGTTGTTGACGATGAAAAACCAATTTCAGATATCGTCAAATTCAATTTAACCAAAGAAGGTTATGAGGTACACACTGCTTTTGATGGGGAAGAAGCCCTAGAAAAAGTGAAAGAAGTCGAGCCAGATTTGATTTTATTGGATTTAATGTTACCAAAAATTGACGGGCTAGAAGTGGCCCGGGAAGTGCGCAAAAACTATGATATGCCAATCATCATGGTAACAGCCAAGGACTCTGAAATCGATAAAGTTTTAGGACTGGAATTGGGCGCAGATGATTATGTAACCAAACCGTTTTCAAACCGTGAATTAGTTGCTCGGGTTAAAGCCAACTTGCGTCGTGGTTCTACTGCGGCAAAAGAAGCTGAAGAAGCGCCAAACTCCGAACTTGTCATTGGAGATTTGACCATTCAACCAGAAGCCTACATGGTTATGAAAAATGGTGAGGCGATTGAGCTGACCCATAGAGAATTTGAATTGTTACATTATTTGGCAAAGCATTTAGGTCAAGTAATGACCAGAGAACACTTATTACAAACCGTTTGGGGTTATGATTATTTTGGCGACGTCAGAACCGTTGACGTAACAGTTCGTCGTCTGCGGGAAAAAATTGAAGATAATCCAAGCCATCCTAATTATTTGGTGACACGAAGAGGCGTAGGCTATTATTTACGCAATCCGGAACAGGAGTAA